The Oryzias melastigma strain HK-1 linkage group LG3, ASM292280v2, whole genome shotgun sequence genome contains a region encoding:
- the LOC112160358 gene encoding mothers against decapentaplegic homolog 6 encodes MFKSKRSGLVRRLWRSRLVNDGQDGSRRGEAGRSAPCDRHSGKLHRQEQRAVTHADASPGLTGEAGDLSAERDDEEQPDGDRGGSRGSRPDADGGGSGGTVTCCLFGEWDLRPRSPWAPRKDGGGPCQCAPRRGGLEEELLSTSYAFLKRLKERSLDNLVKAVETKGGMPGECVMVASAELRLGAQRISPQNLLCKLFRWSDLPLSSRLKVLCHCQSFSAADSAKVCCNPYHYSRLCGPESPPPPYCLSRSDAQKPLDSPLSYTESARPLLSSSPHVMPRDYTDTGTSFGSSTSGGPRSHWCSVAYWEQRTRVGRLYPAYEPSLSIFYDLPQGTGLCLSQLHANAYHSYRHDPGSQGTMGLLVHPSHSSSGNSSSIVQQIRSKIGFGIILSREPDGVWVYNRSQHPVFVHSPTLDCPGARGLSVKRVMPGFSLKVFDFERSSWMTEHGVKPETQEGPWDPHSVRISFAKGWGPCYSRQFITSCPCWLEVLLNNHR; translated from the exons ATGTTCAAGTCGAAACGCTCGGGTCTTGTTCGGCGACTCTGGAGAAGCCGTCTGGTCAACGACGGGCAGGATGGAAGCAGACGAGGTGAGGCGGGACGGAGCGCTCCTTGTGACAGACACTCGGGAAAGCTCCACAGGCAAGAGCAGCGCGCGGTGACACACGCGGACGCGTCTCCGGGACTCACGGGGGAGGCTGGAGACCTGAGCGCAGAGAGGGACGACGAGGAGCAGCCCGATGGAGACCGGGGGGGCAGCAGAGGTTCTCGTCCGGATGCGGACGGGGGTGGCAGCGGCGGGACGGTGACGTGTTGTTTGTTTGGGGAATGGGATCTGAGACCTCGGAGCCCCTGGGCCCCGAGAAAAGATGGAGGTGGCCCTTGTCAGTGCGCCCCGAGGCGCGGGGGGCTGGAAGAGGAACTTTTGAGCACTTCTTATGCGTTTTTGAAAAGACTCAAGGAGAGATCTCTTGATAACTTGGTGAAGGCTGTAGAGACCAAAGGAGGGATGCCGGGGGAGTGCGTGATGGTGGCGAGCGCGGAGCTGCGCCTCGGCGCGCAGCGCATCTCTCCCCAGAATCTTCTGTGTAAGTTGTTTCGCTGGAGCGACCTGCCCCTGTCATCCAGACTCAAAGTGCTGTGCCACTGCCAGAGCTTCAGCGCAGCGGACAGCGCAAAGGTGTGCTGCAATCCCTACCACTACAGCCGCTTGTGCGGGCCAG aatCACCTCCTCCCCCTTACTGTCTGTCCCGTTCAGATGCACAAAAGCCACTGG ACTCACCTCTGTCTTACACTGAAAGTGCGCGCCCACTCCTTTCCAGCTCGCCTCATGTTATGCCAAGAGACTACACAG ACACTGGTACCTCCTTTGGCTCTTCGACTTCGGGTGGACCTCGCTCCCACTGGTGCAGTGTTGCTTACTGGGAGCAGCGCACCCGTGTGGGTCGCCTCTATCCAGCCTACGAACCCTCGCTCAGCATCTTTTATGACCTACCTCAGGGCACAGGCCTCTGCCTCAGCCAGCTCCACGCCAACGCCTACCACAGCTACCGCCACGACCCGGGCAGCCAAGGCACAATGGGACTCCTCGTTCATCCCAGCCACAGCAGCAGCGGGAACAGCAGTAGCATTGTCCAACAGATTCGCAGTAAAATCGGTTTCGGCATCATACTGAGCCGCGAACCAGACGGAGTGTGGGTCTACAACCGCAGCCAGCACCCAGTGTTCGTCCACTCGCCCACTCTGGACTGCCCCGGCGCTCGCGGACTGAGCGTAAAAAGGGTGATGCCGGGCTTTTCCCTCAAGGTCTTTGATTTTGAGCGCTCCAGCTGGATGACGGAGCACGGCGTAAAACCGGAGACCCAGGAGGGGCCCTGGGACCCCCACAGTGTTCGCATCAGTTTTGCTAAAGGATGGGGACCCTGCTACTCTAGACAGTTCATCACCTCGTGTCCCTGCTGGCTGGAGGTGTTACTCAACAACCACAGATAG